From Pantoea sp. Ep11b, the proteins below share one genomic window:
- the glgB gene encoding 1,4-alpha-glucan branching enzyme has protein sequence MSELPDREAINALFAGNYADPFSLLGMHRTQQGLEVRALLPEALEVWVIETSTGRKLAQLACEDARGFFSGVIPRRKNPFRYQLAVNWHGQQNLVDDAYRFGPLLQEMDLWLLAEGTHLRPYETLGAHGDVIDGVTGTRFCVWAPNARRVSVVGDFNFWDGRRHPMRLRQELGIWELFVPGAVNGQLYKYEIIDANGELRIKADPYAFEAQMRPESASMICGLPEPVEMKEERKAANGFDAPISIYEVHLGSWRRHTDNNFWLSYKELAEQLVPYVKEMGFTHIELLPINEHPFDGSWGYQPLGMYAPTRRFGTRDEFRAFIDSAHEAGLNVLLDWVPGHFPSDDFGLARFDGTQLYEHSDPREGFHQDWNTLIYNFGRREVSNYLSGNALYWTERFGIDGLRVDAVASMIYRDYSRNEGEWVPNQYGGRENLEAIEFLRYTNRTLGTVAPGSVTMAEESTDYPGVTRPTEGGGLGFWFKWNLGWMHDTLDYMQVDPIYRKHHHNLMSFGMMYNYTENFVLPLSHDEVVHGKRSILDRMPGDAWQKFANLRAYYGWMWGFPGKKLLFMGNEFAQGREWNHDVSLDWHLLEGDDNWHHGVQRLVRDLNHTYQHYTPLHQLDFDPAGFEWLVVDDAEHSVFAFVRRDREGNEIIVISNFTPVPRPGYRLGVNQPGYWREVLNTDQHEYHGSDVRIHRVHTDEQHSHGRPQSLSLNLPPLATVWLVREAE, from the coding sequence ATGTCAGAGCTTCCCGATCGCGAGGCGATCAATGCCCTGTTTGCGGGTAATTATGCTGACCCTTTTTCGTTACTAGGGATGCACCGAACTCAGCAGGGCCTTGAAGTCAGGGCGCTGCTCCCCGAAGCGCTCGAAGTTTGGGTCATTGAAACCTCTACCGGGCGCAAACTGGCTCAGCTGGCGTGTGAAGATGCGCGCGGCTTCTTCAGTGGCGTCATTCCACGCCGTAAAAATCCGTTCCGCTATCAGCTGGCGGTCAACTGGCACGGCCAGCAGAACCTGGTGGACGACGCCTATCGTTTCGGCCCGCTGCTGCAGGAGATGGACCTGTGGCTGCTGGCGGAAGGTACGCATCTGCGTCCTTATGAAACACTGGGCGCACATGGCGACGTGATCGATGGCGTCACCGGCACCCGTTTCTGCGTCTGGGCACCCAACGCCCGTCGCGTCTCGGTGGTCGGCGACTTCAACTTCTGGGATGGCCGCCGTCATCCGATGCGTCTGCGTCAGGAGCTGGGGATCTGGGAACTCTTTGTGCCGGGTGCCGTCAACGGCCAGCTCTACAAATATGAAATTATCGATGCGAATGGCGAACTGCGTATCAAGGCGGACCCCTATGCGTTCGAAGCGCAGATGCGTCCGGAGAGCGCATCGATGATCTGCGGCCTGCCAGAGCCGGTTGAGATGAAAGAGGAGCGTAAAGCCGCCAATGGTTTTGACGCGCCCATTTCCATCTATGAAGTGCACCTCGGCTCCTGGCGTCGTCACACCGACAACAACTTCTGGCTGAGCTACAAAGAGCTGGCTGAACAGCTGGTGCCCTACGTTAAAGAGATGGGCTTTACCCATATCGAACTGCTGCCCATCAACGAACATCCGTTTGACGGCAGCTGGGGCTATCAGCCGCTGGGGATGTATGCGCCGACCCGCCGTTTTGGAACCCGTGATGAGTTCCGCGCTTTTATCGACAGCGCCCACGAAGCGGGCCTGAACGTGCTGCTCGACTGGGTGCCGGGCCATTTCCCCAGCGATGACTTTGGTCTGGCGCGGTTTGATGGCACCCAGCTCTATGAGCATAGCGATCCGCGCGAAGGGTTCCATCAGGACTGGAATACCCTGATCTACAACTTTGGCCGCCGGGAAGTGAGCAACTACCTGTCAGGCAATGCACTTTACTGGACAGAACGCTTTGGGATCGATGGCCTGCGCGTGGATGCGGTGGCGTCGATGATCTATCGCGACTACAGCCGCAACGAAGGCGAATGGGTGCCGAACCAGTATGGTGGCCGCGAGAATCTTGAGGCGATCGAATTCCTGCGCTACACCAACCGCACGCTCGGCACCGTGGCACCCGGTTCGGTCACGATGGCGGAGGAGTCAACCGACTACCCTGGCGTGACGCGTCCCACCGAAGGCGGCGGGCTGGGCTTCTGGTTCAAATGGAATCTGGGCTGGATGCACGACACCCTCGACTACATGCAGGTCGATCCCATCTACCGCAAGCACCATCACAACCTGATGAGCTTCGGCATGATGTACAACTACACCGAAAACTTTGTGCTACCGCTGTCGCATGACGAAGTGGTGCACGGCAAGCGTTCGATTCTCGATCGGATGCCGGGCGACGCCTGGCAGAAGTTCGCCAACCTGCGCGCCTATTACGGCTGGATGTGGGGCTTCCCCGGCAAGAAACTGCTGTTTATGGGCAACGAATTTGCGCAGGGCCGCGAATGGAACCATGACGTCAGCCTGGACTGGCATCTGCTGGAAGGCGATGACAACTGGCATCACGGTGTTCAGCGTCTGGTGCGCGACCTCAACCACACCTATCAGCACTACACGCCGCTGCATCAGCTCGACTTCGATCCGGCAGGCTTTGAGTGGCTGGTCGTGGATGATGCGGAGCACTCGGTCTTCGCCTTTGTGCGCCGTGACCGTGAAGGTAACGAAATCATTGTGATCAGTAACTTTACGCCGGTGCCGCGTCCGGGCTATCGCCTTGGCGTAAACCAGCCTGGCTACTGGCGTGAAGTGCTGAACACCGATCAGCATGAGTATCACGGCAGCGATGTGCGCATTCACCGGGTGCATACCGATGAGCAGCACAGCCACGGGCGACCACAGTCGCTGAGCCTTAATCTGCCGCCGCTGGCAACGGTCTGGCTGGTGCGGGAGGCGGAATGA
- the asd gene encoding aspartate-semialdehyde dehydrogenase, with protein sequence MKNVGFVGWRGMVGSVLMSRMSEERDFDAINPVFFSTSQHGQAAPAFAGKQQGTLQDAFDIEALRALDIIITCQGGDYTSDVYPKLRESGWQGYWIDAASTLRMKEDAIIILDPVNHAVIRQGIDQGIRTFVGGNCTVSLMLMSLGGLFAHNLVEWASVATYQAASGGGARHMRELLTQMGMLHDHVAPALQNPASAILDIERSVTDFTRSGTLPTDNFGVPLAGSLIPWIDKQLENGQSREEWKGQAETNKILATTDIIPVDGLCVRVGALRCHSQAFTLKLKRDLPLAEIEQLLASHNEWVKVVPNDRELTMRELTPAAVTGTLTTPVGRLRKLNMGPEYLSAFTVGDQLLWGAAEPLRRMLRLLID encoded by the coding sequence ATGAAGAATGTAGGTTTTGTTGGTTGGCGCGGTATGGTCGGCTCTGTGCTGATGTCCCGCATGAGCGAAGAGCGCGATTTTGATGCAATCAATCCGGTCTTCTTCTCAACGTCGCAGCACGGTCAGGCGGCTCCCGCCTTTGCCGGTAAGCAGCAGGGCACCCTGCAGGATGCATTTGATATCGAGGCACTGCGTGCACTGGATATCATTATTACCTGCCAGGGCGGCGACTACACCAGCGACGTTTACCCAAAACTGCGCGAAAGCGGCTGGCAGGGCTACTGGATTGATGCGGCCTCCACGCTGCGCATGAAAGAAGACGCTATTATCATCCTGGACCCGGTCAACCATGCTGTGATCCGCCAGGGCATCGACCAGGGCATCAGGACCTTTGTCGGCGGGAACTGCACCGTCAGCCTGATGCTGATGTCGCTGGGTGGCCTGTTTGCGCATAACCTGGTGGAGTGGGCCTCGGTCGCCACCTATCAGGCCGCTTCTGGCGGCGGCGCGCGCCACATGCGCGAACTGCTGACCCAGATGGGCATGCTGCACGACCACGTTGCGCCTGCGCTGCAAAATCCGGCTTCCGCCATTCTTGATATCGAGCGTAGCGTCACCGACTTCACCCGTTCCGGCACGCTGCCGACCGATAACTTCGGTGTGCCGCTGGCTGGCAGCCTGATCCCGTGGATCGACAAACAGCTGGAGAATGGCCAGAGCCGCGAAGAGTGGAAAGGTCAGGCGGAGACTAACAAGATCCTCGCCACCACCGACATCATCCCGGTTGACGGATTATGCGTGCGCGTCGGCGCGCTGCGCTGCCACAGCCAGGCCTTCACGCTGAAACTGAAACGTGACCTGCCGCTGGCGGAAATTGAACAGCTGCTGGCGTCACACAATGAGTGGGTCAAAGTAGTGCCGAATGACCGTGAGCTGACCATGCGTGAGCTGACACCCGCCGCCGTCACCGGCACGCTGACCACGCCGGTTGGCCGCTTGCGCAAACTGAATATGGGGCCGGAATATCTCTCCGCCTTCACGGTGGGCGACCAGCTGTTGTGGGGCGCAGCCGAACCGTTACGTCGTATGCTGCGGTTGTTAATCGACTGA
- a CDS encoding YhgN family NAAT transporter, producing MTEMISATILLLLIMDPLGNLPIFMSVLKHLEPKRRRVVLIREMLIALIIMLLFLFTGERILAFLNLRTETVSISGGIILFLIAIKMIFPSAESSSSGLPAGEEPFLVPLAIPLVAGPSLLATLMLLSHQYPNQMSHLVGALLIAWGVTVAILLMSGLFLRLLGDKGVNALERLMGLILIMLATQMFLDGIRAYLKL from the coding sequence ATGACTGAAATGATTTCAGCGACAATATTATTGTTGTTAATTATGGATCCGCTGGGCAATCTGCCGATTTTTATGTCGGTTTTAAAGCATCTGGAGCCGAAACGGCGGCGAGTAGTGCTGATCCGCGAAATGCTGATCGCCCTGATTATCATGCTGCTGTTCCTGTTTACCGGTGAACGCATCCTGGCGTTTCTGAATCTGCGCACCGAAACGGTGTCGATTTCCGGCGGCATCATCCTGTTTCTGATCGCCATCAAGATGATTTTCCCCTCGGCCGAAAGCAGCAGTTCTGGCTTACCGGCGGGTGAAGAGCCTTTCCTGGTGCCGCTGGCGATTCCGCTGGTCGCCGGGCCGTCGCTGCTGGCAACGCTGATGCTGCTGTCGCATCAGTATCCGAATCAGATGTCGCATCTGGTGGGCGCGCTGCTAATCGCCTGGGGCGTAACGGTCGCTATTCTGCTGATGTCAGGTCTGTTCCTGCGTCTGCTGGGCGATAAGGGTGTGAATGCGCTGGAACGTCTGATGGGCTTGATACTGATTATGCTGGCAACCCAGATGTTCCTGGACGGCATCCGGGCCTATCTGAAGTTATAA
- a CDS encoding DUF805 domain-containing protein: MNSLPQMIKSCLLRTFNYEGREERTSYFIFLLFQLVWFCSYLQWFTGPEHEIGLIALLLFILPLFSCGVRRINDAGYSRGVIVLLVVAPYLLFPFLIFPRSR, translated from the coding sequence ATGAACAGTCTGCCGCAGATGATCAAAAGCTGTCTGCTGCGCACGTTTAACTATGAAGGGCGTGAAGAAAGGACGAGCTATTTTATTTTCCTGCTGTTTCAGCTGGTCTGGTTCTGCAGTTATCTGCAATGGTTTACCGGGCCAGAGCATGAAATAGGCTTAATCGCGCTGCTGCTGTTTATTTTGCCTCTATTTTCCTGCGGGGTGAGAAGAATAAATGACGCTGGCTATTCACGCGGCGTCATTGTCCTTTTGGTAGTAGCACCTTATCTGCTGTTCCCTTTTTTAATCTTCCCCCGCTCGCGGTAA
- the gntU gene encoding gluconate transporter codes for MNTATLVLTAAGSVLLLLFLVMKARMHAFVALMLVSIGAGLFSGMPLNKIAETMQKGMGGTLGFLAIVVALGAMFGKILHETGAVDQIAIRMLKTFGQSRAHYAMGIAGLICALPLFFEVAVVLLISIAFAVARRTGGNLVKLVIPLFAGVAAAAAFLLPGPAPMLLASQMHADFGWMILLGLCAAIPGMLIAGPLFGNFIGKHVTFSAPPEDHQPDVDESKLPSFGFSLSLILFPLVLVGLKTIGARFTTEGTTLYEWLEFIGHPFTAILLALLVAIYGLAYRQGMDKERVMQVCGSALQPAGIILLVIGAGGVFKQVLVDSGVGPVLGNALTGAGLPIALACFILSGAVRVIQGSATVACLTTVGLIMPVIEPLHYSGAQLAALSICIGGGSIIISHVNDAGFWLFGRFTGASEAETLKTWTLMETILGTVGAVIGMIAFELLS; via the coding sequence ATGAATACCGCAACACTTGTTCTGACCGCAGCAGGCTCTGTCCTGCTGCTGCTTTTTCTGGTGATGAAGGCGCGTATGCACGCCTTTGTCGCGCTGATGTTAGTCTCCATCGGTGCCGGGCTGTTCTCCGGCATGCCCCTCAATAAAATTGCTGAAACCATGCAGAAGGGGATGGGCGGCACGCTCGGCTTCCTTGCTATCGTGGTGGCGCTGGGTGCGATGTTCGGCAAAATCCTGCATGAAACCGGCGCGGTGGATCAGATCGCTATCCGGATGCTGAAAACCTTTGGGCAGAGCCGTGCGCACTATGCGATGGGCATTGCCGGATTGATCTGCGCGCTGCCGCTCTTCTTTGAGGTGGCCGTCGTGCTGCTGATCAGCATCGCGTTTGCGGTGGCGCGGCGCACGGGGGGCAATCTGGTGAAGCTGGTCATCCCACTGTTTGCCGGTGTGGCGGCTGCGGCGGCGTTTCTGTTGCCCGGACCGGCCCCGATGCTGCTGGCATCACAGATGCACGCGGACTTTGGCTGGATGATCCTGCTGGGGCTCTGCGCAGCTATCCCCGGTATGCTGATTGCCGGGCCGCTGTTTGGCAACTTCATCGGCAAACATGTCACCTTCAGCGCGCCGCCGGAAGATCATCAACCCGATGTTGATGAGAGCAAGCTGCCGTCGTTTGGCTTCAGCCTCTCACTGATTCTGTTCCCGCTGGTGCTGGTGGGGCTGAAAACCATTGGCGCACGCTTCACGACCGAAGGCACCACGCTGTATGAGTGGCTGGAATTTATCGGCCATCCTTTCACCGCTATTCTGCTGGCGCTGCTGGTGGCGATCTATGGCCTGGCCTATCGTCAGGGCATGGATAAAGAGCGGGTGATGCAGGTATGCGGCAGTGCACTGCAGCCCGCCGGGATTATCCTGCTGGTGATTGGAGCAGGCGGTGTGTTTAAGCAGGTGCTGGTGGACTCTGGCGTGGGTCCGGTACTGGGCAATGCGCTGACCGGCGCGGGCCTGCCGATCGCGCTGGCCTGCTTTATCCTGTCGGGTGCGGTGCGGGTTATTCAGGGATCGGCGACGGTCGCCTGTCTGACCACGGTCGGGCTGATCATGCCGGTGATTGAACCGCTGCACTACAGCGGTGCCCAGCTGGCGGCGCTGTCGATCTGTATCGGCGGGGGATCTATCATTATCAGCCACGTCAACGATGCCGGTTTCTGGCTCTTTGGCCGCTTTACCGGGGCCAGCGAAGCGGAAACGCTGAAGACCTGGACGCTGATGGAGACCATTCTCGGCACTGTGGGGGCGGTCATCGGGATGATTGCTTTTGAATTGCTTTCCTGA
- the gntK gene encoding gluconokinase, with product MTTQSPSHHVFILMGVSGSGKSAVANQVSHQLNTAFLDGDFLHPRANIMKMADGHPLDDNDRQPWLQALNDAAFAMQRTQAISVIVCSALKKSYRDILRQGNDNLRFIYLKGDFDTIEARLKARKGHFFKPQMLVTQFATLEEPGSDEQDVLVVDITHSLDEVVAATVATIRDAISQG from the coding sequence ATGACTACGCAATCCCCGTCGCATCACGTTTTTATCCTGATGGGCGTTTCAGGCAGCGGAAAGTCTGCCGTCGCCAACCAGGTTTCTCACCAGCTGAACACAGCCTTTCTTGACGGTGATTTTCTCCATCCCCGCGCCAACATCATGAAGATGGCCGATGGTCATCCGCTGGATGACAATGATCGCCAGCCGTGGCTGCAGGCGCTGAACGATGCCGCTTTTGCGATGCAGCGTACTCAGGCGATCTCCGTGATTGTCTGTTCAGCCCTGAAGAAGAGTTATCGCGACATTCTGCGTCAGGGAAATGACAACCTGCGTTTCATCTACCTGAAAGGCGATTTCGACACCATCGAAGCCCGTCTGAAAGCGCGTAAGGGCCACTTCTTTAAGCCGCAGATGCTGGTGACGCAGTTTGCCACGCTGGAAGAGCCGGGCAGCGACGAGCAGGATGTGCTGGTCGTGGATATCACCCATTCACTGGACGAGGTTGTGGCGGCGACAGTTGCGACGATCCGGGACGCAATCAGCCAGGGTTAG
- the gntR gene encoding gluconate operon transcriptional repressor GntR has product MKKKRPVLQDVADRVGITKMTVSRYLRNPEQVSVALRDKIAVALDELGYIPNRAPDMLSNATSRAIGVLLPSLTNQVFADVLRGIEAVTDEANYQTLVAHFGYNPQKEELQLRSLLGWNIDGVILTERTHTPGTLRMLEVAGIPVIEVMDSVTPCLDMAVGFDNVEAARQMTRAILGKGHRYTVYLGARLDERTLQKQRGYEIAMREAGLTPRSVMMEDASSFSAGGDLLREAQRLYPETDSLFCTNDDLAVGAMFECQRQGLQVPSQMAIAGFHGHDISQVVTPQLATVLTPRDRMGREAAALLLARIAGESSDNRLRDVGFEISEGGSI; this is encoded by the coding sequence ATGAAGAAGAAAAGACCGGTATTACAGGACGTTGCCGATCGCGTCGGCATTACAAAAATGACCGTCAGCCGCTACCTGCGCAATCCTGAGCAGGTCTCCGTTGCCCTGCGGGATAAGATCGCGGTGGCGCTGGATGAGCTGGGCTACATCCCCAATCGCGCCCCCGATATGCTTTCTAACGCCACCAGCCGCGCCATCGGCGTGCTGCTGCCCTCTCTCACCAACCAGGTGTTTGCCGACGTGCTGCGCGGCATCGAAGCCGTCACTGACGAAGCCAACTATCAGACCCTGGTCGCCCACTTTGGCTACAACCCGCAAAAGGAGGAGCTGCAGCTGCGCTCGCTGCTGGGCTGGAACATTGATGGCGTCATCCTCACCGAACGTACCCATACGCCGGGCACGCTGCGGATGCTGGAGGTGGCCGGGATTCCGGTGATTGAGGTGATGGACAGCGTGACGCCCTGTCTGGATATGGCCGTGGGCTTTGACAACGTCGAGGCCGCGCGGCAGATGACGCGGGCCATCCTCGGCAAAGGTCATCGCTACACGGTCTACCTCGGCGCGCGTCTGGATGAACGTACGCTGCAGAAGCAGCGCGGATATGAAATCGCGATGCGCGAAGCGGGACTGACGCCACGCAGCGTGATGATGGAGGATGCCTCCTCCTTCAGTGCCGGTGGCGATCTGCTGCGAGAGGCGCAGCGTCTCTATCCTGAAACGGACAGCCTGTTCTGTACCAATGACGACCTGGCGGTCGGCGCGATGTTTGAGTGCCAGCGTCAGGGATTACAGGTGCCTTCACAGATGGCGATTGCCGGCTTTCACGGCCATGATATCAGTCAGGTCGTGACGCCTCAGCTCGCCACCGTGCTGACGCCGCGCGACCGGATGGGGCGCGAAGCGGCGGCGCTGCTGCTGGCGCGGATCGCCGGTGAGAGCAGCGATAACCGGCTGCGCGATGTCGGCTTTGAGATCAGTGAAGGTGGCAGCATCTGA
- a CDS encoding pirin family protein — protein sequence MIYVRKAEERGHANHGWLDSWHTFSFASYYDANFMGFSALRVINEDVIDGGQGFGTHPHKDMEILTYVLSGTVEHQDSMGNKEQIPAGEFQIMSAGTGVRHSEYNASESEPLHLYQIWIMPERNGIEPRYDQRRFPDVQGRQLVLSPDARDGSLKVYQDMTLSRWVLSAGEQDNVAIETGRRIWIQVVKGDVTVNGHPVTTSDALAIWDESALTLEASSAAEVLLFDLPPV from the coding sequence ATGATCTATGTACGTAAAGCTGAAGAACGCGGTCACGCAAACCATGGCTGGCTGGATAGCTGGCACACTTTCTCTTTTGCCAGCTACTACGACGCCAACTTTATGGGCTTCTCCGCGCTGCGGGTCATCAACGAAGATGTGATCGATGGCGGTCAGGGGTTTGGTACTCATCCCCATAAAGATATGGAGATCCTGACCTACGTACTCTCCGGTACGGTTGAGCATCAGGACAGCATGGGTAACAAAGAGCAGATCCCGGCGGGTGAGTTCCAGATTATGAGCGCCGGCACCGGCGTGCGTCACTCCGAGTACAACGCCAGCGAAAGCGAACCGCTGCACCTTTATCAGATCTGGATCATGCCTGAGCGCAACGGCATCGAGCCGCGCTATGACCAGCGCCGCTTCCCGGATGTGCAGGGTCGCCAGCTGGTGCTCAGCCCGGATGCGCGTGACGGATCGCTGAAGGTCTATCAGGATATGACGCTGTCGCGCTGGGTGCTGTCAGCGGGTGAACAGGATAACGTCGCGATTGAGACGGGCCGCCGGATCTGGATCCAGGTCGTGAAAGGGGACGTGACCGTTAACGGTCATCCGGTCACCACCAGCGACGCGCTGGCTATCTGGGACGAAAGCGCGCTGACTCTCGAAGCCAGCTCCGCAGCAGAAGTTCTGCTGTTTGATTTGCCACCGGTTTAA
- a CDS encoding GNAT family N-acetyltransferase, which translates to MEITVRHVMPDDAAALHRIYSQPDTQASTLHLPHSSLQMWQSRLAAPQPNAHLLVACIGEEIVGQCALQVEERARRRHVASLGMGVDARYRQRGVGTTLMREMVALCDDWLQVRRMELTVFVDNGPAIALYQRFGFEIEGTAKGFAMRHGELIDAHYMARVKA; encoded by the coding sequence ATGGAAATCACTGTCCGCCACGTTATGCCCGACGATGCCGCTGCGCTGCACCGGATCTACAGCCAGCCCGATACGCAGGCCAGCACACTCCATCTTCCCCACTCGTCGCTTCAGATGTGGCAGAGTCGTCTCGCCGCCCCACAGCCCAATGCGCATCTGCTGGTCGCCTGCATCGGTGAGGAGATCGTGGGTCAGTGTGCGCTGCAGGTGGAAGAGCGCGCCAGACGCCGCCATGTCGCCTCCCTGGGGATGGGCGTGGATGCGCGTTACCGGCAGCGCGGCGTGGGCACCACGCTGATGCGTGAAATGGTTGCGCTGTGCGACGACTGGCTTCAGGTGCGCCGGATGGAGCTGACGGTGTTTGTCGACAATGGCCCGGCCATCGCGCTTTATCAGCGTTTTGGCTTTGAGATTGAGGGAACGGCGAAGGGCTTTGCGATGCGGCACGGCGAGCTGATTGATGCACACTATATGGCGCGGGTTAAGGCCTGA